One part of the Streptomyces lydicus genome encodes these proteins:
- a CDS encoding PaaI family thioesterase: MMDIDAAQAVLDNSPFGPWWGFQVEAVGKGRAKVSLRRRPEFFRPGGVLQGGCAMTLADVTCWIAIMSLFGEDDPSVTQQMTTSFLGPARTDLVCESTIVRPGRLIVYGTADTTDTAGKLVSHHTLTYVRPPERKVA; this comes from the coding sequence ATGATGGATATCGACGCAGCTCAAGCCGTCCTCGACAACAGCCCCTTCGGACCGTGGTGGGGATTCCAGGTGGAAGCTGTCGGGAAGGGGCGGGCCAAGGTCTCGTTACGCCGGCGCCCCGAATTCTTCCGCCCCGGCGGCGTGCTCCAGGGCGGGTGCGCGATGACGCTCGCCGATGTGACCTGCTGGATCGCGATCATGTCGCTGTTCGGCGAGGACGATCCATCCGTCACCCAGCAGATGACGACAAGTTTCCTCGGTCCGGCGCGCACCGACCTGGTCTGCGAGTCGACGATCGTCCGGCCCGGCCGCTTGATCGTCTACGGCACCGCTGACACGACCGACACCGCCGGAAAGCTCGTATCCCACCACACCCTGACCTATGTCCGCCCGCCGGAGCGGAAAGTGGCCTGA
- a CDS encoding AraC family transcriptional regulator — translation MPPSTALRGGAWIPHGFRFEPHSHSDGQLVYAAAGALATTTERGTWVAPAHRVTWTPPGFEHAHRFYGTTDARLVTVPVDLCDELVAHPSVFAVGPLLREALLALTDRAEARPGAVRRLLAVVIDELATTPEQSLHLPEPHDDRLRAVAELLHADPGRSATLAELGRAAGASERTLSRLFHAELGMSFHRWRTTLRIHHVLAQLSKGRSVTDTAMECGWSNPSSFIDAFTEIVGQTPGRYQADLRNHSR, via the coding sequence CTGCCGCCGTCGACCGCGCTTCGCGGCGGTGCCTGGATCCCGCACGGTTTCCGGTTCGAGCCGCACTCCCACTCCGATGGCCAGCTGGTGTACGCGGCCGCAGGGGCCCTCGCCACCACGACCGAGCGAGGAACCTGGGTTGCTCCCGCGCACCGCGTGACATGGACACCGCCGGGGTTCGAGCATGCGCACCGCTTCTACGGCACCACCGACGCCCGCCTTGTCACGGTCCCGGTCGACCTGTGCGACGAACTGGTGGCACATCCCAGTGTGTTCGCGGTGGGCCCCCTGCTGCGCGAGGCCCTGCTGGCGCTGACCGATCGGGCGGAAGCCCGCCCCGGTGCCGTCCGACGCCTGCTCGCCGTGGTGATCGACGAGCTCGCCACGACCCCCGAACAGTCCCTGCACCTGCCCGAGCCCCACGACGACCGGCTCCGCGCGGTCGCCGAGCTCCTGCACGCCGATCCCGGCCGGAGCGCGACCCTGGCCGAGTTGGGGCGGGCCGCGGGAGCCAGCGAGCGGACCTTGAGCCGCCTGTTCCACGCCGAACTCGGCATGAGTTTCCACCGCTGGCGCACCACGCTGCGGATCCACCACGTCCTGGCACAGCTCAGCAAGGGCCGGTCGGTCACCGACACGGCGATGGAGTGCGGCTGGTCCAACCCGTCGAGCTTCATCGACGCCTTCACCGAGATCGTCGGCCAGACCCCCGGCCGCTACCAGGCCGATCTGCGTAACCACAGCAGGTAG